Genomic segment of Bos taurus isolate L1 Dominette 01449 registration number 42190680 breed Hereford chromosome X, ARS-UCD2.0, whole genome shotgun sequence:
TTTCTTTAAGTCTGCTGAACCAGTAATTATGTTCAATCACAGACTCATTGAAAAACTGTTCTCATTGCTTCTAAAATCCcagataataaatgaaaaaaaaagtcatgtatTATCCAACCACAGAGAAATGTGCTCCAATTACCATCCTGGGATATGTGATTTCAGATTTTTGAAGGgttcatgtattttttctttaatcagacaataataaatgtataaattgctttttaattactttattaaCTTTACATTTTTCCATGCAAATGGGTGAAACTTTACTGTTGACAGAAACTTAGATTGGATGCCAAGGCAATCTGTAATTAGAAGCTGGTAACACAGAACCCACCTGACACACTGAAATTACATAAGGTTCACAGCAAACGGATCAGTAAAGGcattatcaggaaaatgcaaggAAAAACAGAACAACAGTGGAAATCACAGTATTAATCTCATGGAAATGGCAGGAGTCAAGGCATAAGGCAAAATTCATCATGATGGTCATGGTGATTAGAGAGCTCCCCCATAAGGATACGCAGACAATTCCTCAACTGCAGCTCCCTAAGTTTTCTCCTGATTTCCCTCATCTCCTCCATGAATATTTCCATATCGTCTCCCTCTCCACCCATCCCATCATTGACCTGTCTATTGGGTATAACCCATCGGAAATTAGGGGCAAGTCGGCGAGCCTGTCCCCGTCTATGATTTCTTTCTGGCTGGTGGCCTTCGCCCCCTCCCAAAGGGCGGTCTTCCTCTCCGTTCTGCACGGGTTGCTCCATTTCTTCGTTTTCCTGGTGGATATTAGCCAtgatgagatttttttcccccggTTATTTTTCTTTGAACAAGTAAGACAAAGGCAAGGAGAGACACTGAGTGCTTGGTGCACTGACCAGCAGGATTCAGAGTTCTGatagtaaagattaaaaaaaaaattttttttttcccacctcagGCGCTTCGTGCTCCTTCTGGGGAGCCTTCAATTTGACCTCTTTCCCAGCGctctccttttccctccctccctcaaacCCAAAGCCcaccatttttcttttcccaggATTCTTTCCCAGAGCGCAGCAGGCACCAAAATGGAGGACGGGGCATGGGGTCTGGGGAAGTTAGCAAGGGATCTCAGGCTGGGCTGTGCACCAGTCCCCTTCCTCCCCTGCACTGTTCCCGGCACTGACCTGGGCCTATCCTTGCTGTCTCTTGCTCCTTCTGATCCTCGCCACGAGTGCGCCGCCGCCACACTTGGTTCGGCAGACCTGCAAAGGGCCAGGGTGGGGACAGGAGGCTGCTGCAGCCGGGCGCTTGGCGCCTTCCCGACCCCGCGTCCCCTACTCCCACCAACCCCCCTTTCCGCGCCTAGCCGCCCCGAGTCCCCGCCCCCCCCTCAGATGCCCCCATCCCCGCCCCGCTCCCAGGTGACTCAGGGATGATTTCCCATCGCTCTGAGTTGCTTTCCTGCCTTCCCTGGAAACCTGCCCCCCTGCACCCCCACTCCAGGGGGCCACTATTTCTGTTCCCAGGAAAGCCGGGATGTGGAGAGGGCTTGCTGGGACTCGTCGCGCTAAACCCCTGTGCCGGCCTCTGGGGTTGGCTGGCAGCTGCCTCCCTGGCGTCAGCGCGCGGCCCCGGGGCCCTTACCTGCTCCGCTTGCTGCGGGCCTGATGCCAACCCGCCGTGCGCAGGGGAGTGGGGAGCTGGTACCCAGACAGGAGTGACGACTGCACCGAAGGCTGCGTCGCTCTGCAGCTCGCGATCACGTGAGCACCCCACGTCACCGCCGAGCTCGCCCCCAACTCCGGCGGCCAGTGCAGCAGGAGCGCCCCACTTCCGCCTCGTGCACAAGCACGGACAACCGCCTGTTTGTGCGCTGGGCCACAGCGCGCACCTCCCTGTCAATCAATCATCCCGCTCTTCTCCAATCTGACTGCCCACGAGTGGCATCACCTCCCTGCGGTTAGAGTTTGCCTTTCTCTGGTTATAAGGGAGGGTCTACAACACCCTCTACCCCCTCTCCGCCCCTAGGCCTTGGCCTTggctttttctgctttctttcctcttctcgcTGACCGAAgtctttccccacccccactccgcCCCGCCATTGCCCACCAAGTGTCCTGAATTCATACTCTTCTAGGACATTTAGGTTGAAggttagggtggggagggagcaagAAACTTGTCAGACAGGCGAGAAGGTAGAATGGGTTGTATATATCCTTCCtaataatttctctttatttctttttttaaaaagcatgccatcaaaaaattaaaaattacaagatttcatttttgaaagaaatgctTCATCCTGCGGAAAGAAAAAGCCTCATTGTTTGATTTGTTTGTTCACCTGTACTacccagaaaatattttctttggacTCCACCACACAACATCAACAACattttggaaacattttattttgaaatcttattttgaaaaaatacaagTATCTTCCCGAATACAGTTGGTGTTTTCAAAATGATCTGTAAAGTAAATCTTGAGGTAGAAGTCCAGTTGTCAGACCTTGAccattttatgtaaatttatgTGATGTTTTTGCTACCACAGTCTTCGGAGGAAaggagccttaaaaaaaaaaaaaaaaaggagcctgtttattttctgctttcctttccaAACTTGGCAAAGCACTCCTACACATACTTCCTTAGAGTGATCTCAGAATTAAGTATACAACTGGTAAAAGTTAGTTCCAAAGACATGTTTTTTGTAATGTgaatttttccaaaaaatattagaaataggCATGGGGTATGTGAAGCAATTAAACCTGAAACTCATCTTGAGTGTAACTGTTCATTTTTTCAACTTGAAATaactgaaaactatttttaaaaatcatggttACAAAATAGAGATGCCTTTAGGAAAAtggaattgctgctgctgctgctgctaagtcacttcagtcgtgtccgactctgtgtgaccccatagacggcagcctaccaggctcccccatccctgggattctcaagacaagaacactggagtgggttgccatttccttctccaggaaaatgacattattatttaaaaatacttagtaAGTGTTGGTTGTGTTCAAGGAACCAAGAGTTATATGTACTGAGGCCAGAGGGGCCAGGCAAATGCTAACTGCCTCTAGTTTTGCTCAGGTGCTCAggggcttcagttgtgtctgactctttgagacctcatcaagtgtagcctgccaggctcctctgtccatgggattatctgagcaagaatactggagtgtgttgccatttcctcttctagggaatcttctcaacccagggattgaacctgcctctcttgtgtcatctacattggcaagtggattctttaccactatgccatctgggaagccctttggctCCAAACTCCTATGTAATCTCCCATCCTGCTAAACTAGCTGGGACACTGAATAAAGGAAGAGTATATGCCTACTGCATATGtagtttgaaatatataaaattatgtatatatgcatgcatgttcagtcatgtctgactctttttgaccttaTAGACATGTCAAAACCATGACAATCTCATGGAACCCTCatgaagcctgccaggttcctcagtccatgggattttacaggcaagaatactggagtgggttgccttgccctccttcctccaggagatcttcctgacccagtgatcgaacccatatctcctgcattacaggcggattctttactgaggagccactggggaagcccatgtatctatctatttatatatgacatatatatgtgtcatatatatatacatatatatttactaattttagagatataaagaaataTTGATATATTGCTTCAAaagctcaaattaaaaaatacttgtcttttaaaggaatgctgctgctgctgctaagtcacttcagtcatgtccaactctgtgtgaccctatagatggcagcccaccaggctcccccatccctgggattctccaggcaagaacactggagtgggttgccatttccttctccaatgcacgaaagtgaaaagtcaaagtgaagttgctcagtcatgcccgactcttagcgaccccatggactgcagcccaccaggctccttcatccatgggattttccaggaaagagtactggagtggggtgccattgccttctctgaaaggaaTGCTAGTGATTCCTGAATTCTGTCTCACAATTAACAACTCTTCATATAGGTAGCTCTATTAATGATACCTGTTGGAATCATGCCAATTAGAGGCATGAATTGTGGTATCAGACATGTCTGGGTTTAAATCGTGTTTCTGCTACTTGTACTGATGTATGACTTTGGGTCAGTTACTTATCAAGGTCTCTGTGCTTCCTCTGTGAAACAGGGATTATTAGAAGTAAATCACATATTTCAAGTATGTACCACAGAGCCTAAAGATTCATCAATGAAAGTTgattcattacttttttttttttttttttactattattagaTGGTTTCTAACAAGGTTTAAAGAGTGGGCAAAGCATAGTTCTGTCCTTAGCTAGATATGCTTGTCTTTAAAATCTGTGAGGGTCCCAAACACATCTTCTGTCTTCTACTTTGCAAAGTCAGTGATTTATAGAATTCTTTGTACCAAGTAGGTGATTGgtgaatatttgttgactgaTATATCCACTATTGAggttaatggggcttcccaggtggcgctagtggtaaagaatccgccagccaacccaggaaacataagagacaatccctgggtctggaagatcccctggagaaggaaatggcaacccactccagtattcttgcctagagaatctcatggacagaggagcctggcgggttacagtccatagggtcacaaggagtcagacacaactaaaacgacttagcatgcagcatgcatACTGAGGCTAATAGGTTGCTTTTCATTCAGGGGACTATATTTAGAGCAATATAGAAAAACTTTTATGAAAATTAGGAATTACCTAGAAAGAATCCCCTGAAAGTAGACAAATTGCTATGACATAACCATTGAATGGCCTCCGCAgatggtgcttgtggtaaagaacccgcctgccaatgcaggagatgtaagagatgctggttcaatccccgggttgcaaagatccctggaggagagcatggcaacccaatccagtatccttgcctggagaatcccatggacagaggatcctggtgggctgcagtttatggggtcgcaaagagtcagacatgactgagcgagtgagcaCACATGTAACCATTGAATACAAAATTTGAAAAGTAGATTGTTGGTTCTCTCAGTGGCTCAGTTCTTTGCTACTATCTTTTAGATCCATCTTGGATTAGTCTTTTGCTTGAAACCACCAAATTTTCTTGGATGAAAGCAtgcatttgtgtatttttcaagGTTAGAGGCTATGCTACATGGGAGGTTGGTTGTAATGAAGTGATATTTTAAAGATAGGtgaactatggctgattcatgttgatgtttgacagaaaaaaaaaaacacaaaattctgtaaaacaattatccttcaattaaaaaataaattagttaaaaataataaagataggtGAAATTTGTCCTTGTAATGATGTTGTCTTCACTAAAGTGTTGTGAGGTGTTGATTGAGATCTTTTCTTGTCCTTGGTGTTTTCTGAGGAGTTGAAGGTAGGTAACAACCTGTTgagaacaaaatttttttaatttctaaggcTGAGTTGGAAGGATATAAGAGTCTTAATTTGGGACTCATGTGCCCTGAAGGACAGAGAGAGTGAACTGGTGTGATGACTTTTACCCTAAAATAATAAGAAGAGTAGTATAGTACTGGAAAGGAGGAGCCTGTGTTTATGTTCGGGGAAGTGCAGTATTTATGAAGAGAACCTATTTCCTTTCCTTATCTCCTATAATTATAGTGGAACCAGCCACTTGATTGGTTTCCTTCACCAAAGCCGAGGAGATGGGATCCCAAAAGAACAGTACATAACGTTTAGGGATATATacaagatattcagttcagttcagtccctcagtcgtgtccaactctttgcaactccatggactgtggcacaccaggcttccatgtcccatcaccaattcccagaggttgctcaaactcatgtccatggagtcagtgatgccatccaaccatttcatcttctgttgtccccttctcctgccttcaatccttcccagcatcagggtcttttccaatgagtcaattctttgcatcatgtgTTAAGGTTCACTTATTCCTCTGCTGGATATCTGCATTACCATTGGGATTTTGAACTAGATGCTATgggcggagaaggaaatggcaccccactccagtactattgcctggaaaatcccatggacggaggagcctggtaggctgcaatccatggggttgcaaagagtcagatacgactaatcaacttcactttcaattttcactttcatgcattggagaaggaaatggcaacccactccagtgttcttgcctggagaatcccagggatggtggagagtggtgggctgccgtctatggggtcgcacagagttggacacgactgaagcaacttagcagcaaatgCTATGGGAGCCTGGAAAGAACATTTTTGAAAGATTATGTTGTGGTGTGGCCAGGTAGAGAAAGGGCTAAGATTAATCCCCTACCAAAGTTCCCAATTCTGGATAAGTGTGAAAGTAAATCCTACCATGCTTACAGGTTCCAGAGTTGGGAAGAGGGGAGTTATTGAGATACAGATTTACCAGAAATTGATACAGACTAGCACAAAGAGACCTGTGAATTATAGGAATTTCATGTGAGGATTATGAGGTAAGAGTCACATACAAGATATGGCCCAGTCTTCCAAGGAAACACTTGAAAGGGAAATGCTTGGATGTGAGTCCTTAGCAGCAGGTTCTCTAGAAATCAAGCTTGAGCTTCAGTGGTGATTAATCATGTGGGATAGCAATCTTACCTTAGGTATTCACATAAGAGTTGTCTTTATATCCCTCTTCTTCAAACTCTCAAGTCATTTGAGTAAACACAGGGAAAAGGGTGTGATTGTTAATTTTATGTCTCCAACAGGCCATTGGATGCCCATATAtctgactgaataatatttctgagtgtgtctgtgagggtgtttctggaaaagtttagcatttgaattggaaaactgagtaaagcagacttccccaatgcaggtagacatcaTCTAATACCTCTGAGGgcctaaataaaacagaaaagcagaaggCCAAATTCACTCTCTGCCTGATTGCTTGAGCTGAGACTTTGATCTTTCCCTGTCTTTGGTGTTCCTGGTTCTCAGGACTTCTAATTCAGACTGGCACCTACATGTTAGCTCTCCAACTCTCAGGCTTTTAAAGTACACCACTGGCTTTCTTGGCTCTCCAGCTTGTAGACAGCAcatcatgggacttcccaggctaCATAACCATGTGAGCTTATAGACTTATAGTCAGtctatggaaaatcccatggacgcaggagcctggtaggctgcagtccatggggtctcgaagagtcggacatgactgagaggcttcactttcacttttcactttcgtgcattggaggaggaaatggcaacccactccagtgttcttgcctggagaatcccagggatggcggggcctggtgggctgccgtctatggggtcgcacagagtcgacaagattgaagtggcttagcagcagcatagaccttTTAATCGATAACTGATAGATAGATTTCCTAGAAGGATGAGGAGGATTCTGAATCAAAAGTGATTatcagtgttttaatttttaatataaatttatttgttttaattggaggctaattacaatattgtattggttttgccatacatcaacatgaatctgccacgggtatacacatgttccccatcctgaacccccctcccacctccctccccatcccatccctctgggtcatcccagtgcaccagccctgagcattctgtatcatgcatcgaacctggactggtgattcgtttcatatatgatattatatatgtttcaatgccattctcccaaatcatcccactctcgccctctcccacagagtccaaaagactgatctatacatctgtgtctcttttgctgtctcgcatacagggttattgttatgtTGCCATGATATATAGCTCACATGTATTTAGCTGGAAAGGTACCCAGTTGGATTGTAGTTATTGTCCTGTTTTCCTCTCGTTATACTCTCATGGGTGAGTGCAAGGATTGAAAGCAGATAGTCTGGCACATGGTGGGCTCTGTGGGTGTGGATATCTCTGTTCCTGCCTAGAATAGTTCTCTATGGGTCATCCCGATGCTTCAGTACTACAGTCCTATTgtgcttctctcttttttcctaaatgtaagcatgtattaacaaattgaaattaATGTATTAAAAATCTAGGAAATTATGCCTACTTTAGCTTCCCAATAAGCTATGGCCATTATAATTTTGATGCCAAGAACTTTGAAGAACTGAGAACAGAcctgataaaattttaaagatgttaCTTTAAGAGTTTGGAACATTTGAAAGATAATGGACTCAATATTTCATTCAAGAGATCTTGTATTAAATAATTACAAAGCCATAAGGCTAAGACATCTGAGTGTGaaatcaacaaatattcaggacctCACTATCTATTAgagatccatgggatttcccaggcaagaataccagagtgggttgctgtttccttctctagggcatctccctgatccagggatcaaacccacatctcctgcttggcaggtggtttctttaccattgaaccacgaGGGAAACCCCAAGTTTATCTATAACTAAACAGTAAGCTAACACATACTCTGTCTTTCTCACACGCACACTCATACactcctcccttcctctgttcCTCTTCTTCGTGTTACACCCCTGCCCCAGTTCCTGAGTCAGGGGCTACTTTTCCCACCATAAATCTAAGACTTAGGCATTTGTAGCATGACAGTATCTTGAGCCATATTTTACACTTAGAGACTTATGCCTGGTGACTTGATGACCCCCTCCTCCACTCCCACTCCTCCCTCATCCCCTCCCATTTATTGTACTTGTCCTCATATttgagattaaaaatgtttttctaatgCTGGGCATTAAGTGGTGATTACCTCTATCTTCTAAATTATCTCAGAGGACAAGGTATTCTTTTTGTAAGTAGAAGGGAAAaattgttaattatttttcttttaaattcaggCTATGAAATAGTATATACAGAATTATCCTAGTTTCCTTAAAAATACATagtgatgaaaatgaaataaaacagcaCTTACATAAATGCTGGTATATATCAAAcagtgttatatatgtatattcattatTGCATTTTATCCTCCCCCAAAttctatgctgctactgctaagtcacttcagtcgtgtccaactctgtgcaaccccatagacggcagcccaccaggctcccccatccctgggattctccaggcaagaacattggagtgggttgccatttccttctccaatgcatgaaagtgaaaagtgaaagtgaagttgctcagtcgtgtccgactcttagcgaccccatggactgcagcctaccaggctcctccgtccatgggattttccaggcaagagtactggagtggggtgccatcgccttctccaccaaATTCTATGAGGTAGGTGCTAATATAATcccctattttacaaataagagtATTGTAGGACAGCAAGCCTATGCAACAGATAAGAAGTGGTAGAGCAGGAATTCAAACACATACAGTTTAGTTCCTAACTCCATGCTCTTGCCCTCTACTCAGTTTCATTTATTAATAAgtcccagacttccctggtggtccagtagttgagaGTCTGCCAgccagtgctggggacacaggtttgatccctgatccaggaagatttcacacaCCATGGAGCGgttaagcccatgtaccacaactactgaacctgcatgctgcaactactgaggttCATGCACATAGAGCCttgctctgcagtaagagaagccactgtaatgaaaAACTCATGCACCACAAtggaaagtagcccctgctcgctgcagctagagaaagcccacgtgcagcaacaaagacccaatgcagccaaaacataataaatgaaataaataaataatttttaaaagtcccaaatctatttctcattctttcttttatcCATGTATTGTTTGAGCCcttttctgtgccaggcactgcctgCCCATTCCACATCTCAATCTCAGTACTGTTTTTACATTTCTGATTTCCAGGACATAGTTCTTTCCACTTAattaaaatatcagaaatataCTTTTCATTCAATCataatttattaagcatctactgtGTTCCAGGCCCTGGAGATATAAAAAGCAATAAGACAGATACAGGCTTCATATTGTTATGTAGCAGATAGTTTAGTGGGAGGAAACAAGGAGAGTGTGATAAGTAGTGAAGGGGAGATTACAGCACTGAGTAAGAGGACTTAACCCAGTTGCCAGTGAAGTCTTCCAGGAAGAAGAAATGTCCAGGAGGTCAATTTCTGCTATGACAATATGAGGATCTCTGTGGATCTGCTTTCCTTTGAAACTAgtgaaattcattaaaaaaaaaaaaaaaaggcaaaacaatttAAAGGCTCTAGAAAGGTTTTAAGGAAACCATTAAGTGGAAAACTATTCAAGAAAATCTATAAAAACTTCACAAGAAATATGAGTCTGTGGTATTTGAACCTAGACCTCTCCGTTTTTCCTCACTCCCATGTCAAGGAAGCAAAATTGCTCTCCTAACTATCAGCCAAGAACACGGGATATCCTCTTCCTGCAGCTCACAGCCATGGCGATTTCCTTCTCGGAAGAGGAATATAACAGTATTTCTTATCCTGCCCCAACTACTGAGATTGCGAGGTTAGGCTCCAGGTGAGTGCAACTGAGAGGTGGGGGTTCTTTCCTTCCAACCATTCCTCACTAATAGAATGGAAATTGTCCTGTGGGTGTGGTACCACTGAGACTGCTGGGGTCCTTATCACTCTTGGTTTGGCTGTAAGGTGTGGTTCCACACTATGAGAAGCAAGGTGAGAGAACATCAGGCTGTTGTTTCCTTTCTGCCTACTTAAGACATCAGGTGCTAAAGCACAAGTGTCATTCAAAGATAAGAGTGCCATTGTCTCCACCCCCAGATCCAGAGCCCTGGCTCAGAGATTTTTCCTGGGGAGAGAAGAAAGTCATGAATCATATAGGTACTAAAATTTTCCCAATGGAAGTTACTTTATTTGCAACAAAGTATGGAGGCATTCAAGCCAAATTTGCTCTAAAAACAGAATGGTTGTTGTGGAGGCAATTGGGAAGTGATTCAGGGGTTTGGTGAAGATACCAGTTAGCTGTAAACTGGCTAGATTGTTTTAAAAAGTCAGGTaaggggacttcgctggtggtccagggattaagaatccgccttgcaatacGGGGAacgtgggtttgatttctggttggggaactaagattccacatgccttggagtaactaagccagtgtgccacaactagagtccatgCATCTCAATGAAAGATCTCACATGACACAatgaagatcccaagtgccacaactaagacctgacacagacaaataaataaattttttttttttttaaaagccaggtaAGAAGATGGCTGTGGGGAGTTCTCCTTCCTTGTTTGGAACAAATATTAAACACTGACCTTTGGAACTTTTCCTGCAAGGGAGCCCCAGTTTGATTGAATTAGGTTGCAGAACAATTGATGCCCAAGAACACTGTTTAAAAATAGTAGATTAATCAACTggcaatgctatgctatgctatgctaagtcacttcagtcataatAGGAGCCTAACAACTGCATATGGACAGGACTATGGCCTTTACAAGTGCTTTTAAGTCCCTCACCTCACTCTCATTTAGTTGGGACAGGATGATGAGAGAGGCATTGGGATTGGATATTGTCCTTCCTCCAGGTCAGTTAGGCTCTGATAAAACTCTGATTAGGCTCTTGTAAAAAATAGTTTCTCTTGACTATTAAGAAGAATAGAATGCTCTGGATACACTTAAAAGTGCCTACTTTTCCCTTCCCC
This window contains:
- the BEX3 gene encoding protein BEX3, translating into MANIHQENEEMEQPVQNGEEDRPLGGGEGHQPERNHRRGQARRLAPNFRWVIPNRQVNDGMGGEGDDMEIFMEEMREIRRKLRELQLRNCLRILMGELSNHHDHHDEFCLMP
- the BEX3 gene encoding protein BEX3 isoform X2, whose protein sequence is MEQPVQNGEEDRPLGGGEGHQPERNHRRGQARRLAPNFRWVIPNRQVNDGMGGEGDDMEIFMEEMREIRRKLRELQLRNCLRILMGELSNHHDHHDEFCLMP